The DNA sequence CCTCATGTGTTCCCATACCAACTATATGTCCTTCATCCATTACTAAAATACGTGTTGCGTCCATAACTGTACTTACACGCTGAGCCACAATAATAACTGTTGAATCCTTTGTTTCCTTCTTTAACGCTGCACGTAATTGAGCGTCAGTTTTAAAATCTAAAGCTGAAAAACTATCATCAAATAAATAAATTTCCGGCTTACGAACAATCGCACGAGCAATTGATAAACGTTGCTTTTGTCCACCTGATACATTTGTTCCTCCTTGTGAAATTGGTGACTCAATTCCCTCTTTCATTTTAGAAACAAAATCTGTTGCCTGTGCAATATCTAAAGCATGACGAACTTCTTCGTCTGTCGCATCTTCTTTACCATATAAGATATTATCTCGAATCGTTCCTGTAAATAACATAGCTTTTTGAGGAACATACCCAATTTTGGAACGCAACTCTTGTTGATTCATGTCACGAACATTAACACCATCAACTAATACTTCACCTTTAGCCGCATCATAAAAGCGTGGAATCATATTTAAAATTGACGATTTACCTGATCCAGTTCCACCAATAATCGCTGTCACTTCACCCGGCTTAGCAACAAACGAAATATTTGAAATTGCATATTCTTCTGCACCCTCATAACCAAATGAGACATTTTTAAATTCAACATAACCTTTTAACTGAGGTTGAATAGCTTCTTTAGGCTCTTGAATCGGAGATTCCATTTCTAAAACTTCATTAATACGAACAGCCGATGCTTGAGCACGTGGAATTAAAACGAACATCATCGTTAACATTAATAACGAGAACATCACTTGCGTTAAATATTGAATAAAGGCCATTAAATCCCCAACCATTAAGTCTCCATCATTAATTCGAATTCCACCAAACCAGATAACAGCAATAATCGATAAATTTAAAATTAACATCATTAATGGCATTAAAGCTCCCATTAAACGGTTAGCCATTGTAGCAATTCGAGATACTTCTAAACTAGCCTGATTGAAACGTTCCTGTTCTGCCTCTACCTTATTAAACACACGAATTACTCGGATTCCTGTTAAATTTTCACGGACAACTAAATTTAATTTATCAATTTTATTTTGCATCTTTTGGAACATTGGTAGCGTAAACTTGGCGATAATAGCAATCGTCACGATGATAATTGGAATCACCACTAAAATAACTTTTGATAATTCCACATCTTTACGAAGTGCCATAATCAATGCACCCACAATCATTATTGGTGCACTTAACATCATCCGCATCATCATAATAACAACCATTTGAACTTGGTTAATATCATTTGTTGTACGCGTAATTAAAGACGCTGTACCCATCTCATTAATTTCAGTTAATGAAAATGATTCAACTTTTTCAAAAACTTTCTTTCTTAAATCACGACTAAATCCCATCCCGATTTTTGATGAAAGATAACTCGTTAAAATCGTACACACTGTCCCTAATAAAGCCACTAATAACATGACACCACCTCGTCCAAGGATATAGGAAACATCTCCTTGAACAATTCCAGTATCAACAATATCTGACATTAAATCTGGTAACTCTAGATCCGTCAGAGTCGAAATAAACACTAGGACTAAAACACCGATAACTAACGTCCAATAAGGTTTTAATCCTTTAAATAACTTTAACATGTCTATCTATTCCTCCCTTAATCACTAAAATTCGCTATTAATTTACTGAAAATAGCTCTTGTCTGCTCTAATTCTTCTTTTGAAAAATTTCCGAAAGATCTAAGATTTAGTTCTTTAAAAATTTCATTCACAATTTTTGCCTGACCTTTACCCTTTTCAGTTAAATAAACATGCGTCACTCGTTGATCAGCTTCACTACGTCGACGTTCAATCACTTCATCACGCTCCATACGTTTTAACATAGCACTAATTGTCGCTGCTGTCACACCTAGTTTTTGAGCTAGTTCAACTTGTGTTGATCCTTCACATTGAGATAAAGCATGAACAATCCCAGGTTGTGCTCGGCACAATCCCTCTTCCTCTAATCTTCGTTGAGCGATTGACATTTGACTTCTTATCAAATGACCAAACATAATAGCTACCTCATTGATTTCTTGACTATTCAACACAACTCACCTCACATTAAACTAAAACTATCTTACGACACTTATAATAGTTAGTCAACTAACTATTAGTTAACTAATTATTTTATACAATTCTTCCACAAAAGATAGCAATTTCAATTTATAAAACTTAAACAGCGACACCCTTTAACCAAATACGGATCATACATGTTATAGTACCTACTCCTTCTTATATAGTTAGTGTGAAACAGAAATAAAAAATTAAGCATTAAAAAATAAAAAAGCAGAAAATCGTTTTGATTTTCTGCCTAACTTAATTAAAAAATTAAATGTGCAATTAAAGCAATCACTGGTAATGTGATTAATGTACGTTGAATAAAAATAATAAATAACTCTTTTAAATTAACAGGAATCTTTGAAGCTAATAATAAAGCTCCAACCTCAGATAAATAAATTAACTGAGAAACAGATACGGCTGCAATGACAAAGCGAGTCATCTCACTCTCAATTCCAGATGCTAAAACAGATGGCAATAGCATATCAGCAAATCCCGCTACTAAAGTTTGAGAAGCTGCCATAGCCTCAGGAATTTGTAATAACATTAAAACCGGTAAGAATGGTAACCCTAAAATTTTGAAAATTGGCGTATACTCAGCAATCACTAAAGCAATCGTTCCAACTGCCATAACAATTGGAATAACTGCTAGCCACATATCTAACACATTTTTAAACCCATCAATAAAAATAACTTGAATTAAATCCTGTGATTTCGCCTTTTCAATTGCCTGAGCAAATCCATGAGAAAAATTATTTAATCCAGCTAATGCTTTCTCATTCTCAACCTTTAGCGTGCCATCAAAGAATCGATCCTCTTTTTTAGATAATGGCGGTAGCTTCGGTAACATAATAGCAGCTACTAAACTCGCAATCGTCACTGTTACATAAAATGGAACAAACATATTTCCAAGATTAACCGTATTAATCACGACTAAACTAAACGTAATCGATACTAATGAGAACGTCGTTCCAATGACAGCTGCTTCACGCTTCGTATAGAATCCATCTTCATACTGCTTACTTGTTAATAAAACTCCGATTGTCCCATCACCTAACCATGACGCAATACAATCAATCGCCGAACGACCAGGTAAATTAAAGACTGGACGCATCACTTTTGATAATAATGTCCCAACAAACTCTAATAATCCAAAGTTTAATAATAAAGGTAAGAATAACCCTGCAAATAAAAATACGGAGAAAAGAATTGGGAGCAAATCATATAAAACTAATCCACCCGTGTTTAACGAGAAAATGGCCTCGAATCCTATTTCATAAACAGCCATAACAATAAAAATTGCTGCTAAAATACGAATCACAAACCAAACGGGTGTCACATTAAATAAATTATTTAAAAATTCATTTTTAAGAATGAATTTTGGTGTAAATAACTTCGTTACAATCGTTCCGATCACTGTAATCATCACTAAAAATAAAACTACTGTAGGTAAAACATCTGCAAAGTGTGCTTGAACCCAATTTGATAACATCGCAATCGGAATCGTAATCCCACCAGCCTGAGAAACAGGAAGCATAAATAACGTCACACCAATTAAAGAAGGAACTAAAAACTTTAATATTTCTGAAATCTTATATGAGCTACACGAGCCTTTAACTGGAACTTGATTGTTTTTATTCATAATTATTACCATCCTTATAAAAAATTTTTTCTTTGATTTTATAAGTATACTTGGTAGGCCAAAACTTATCAACCATTTTAACGACAATAATCATCTTTTTACAACAAAAAAGAAGACCCTTTTTTACTATTCAGTCTTCTTCCATGCCACAAGAACAATCTCTTCGTGAAACGTATTAAAAAACTCTTGTTCCATCATTTGTAATGCTGCAATTTCTTCATCTGTTAACGATGCAATCTCATAATCTTTCAATCCGATCACCTCATCCCTATTATAACCACTATTACCTTCATCATACAAAAAAGAGACCGAATCCGGTCCCTATATTCTAAACTCTGCATCTACACCATATACTCTTTGATTTAAAATACGACGATATGCCTTTTGTTCTTCTTCCTCTAATGCTTTAAAAGAGGACATAATTTTTAATTCAACCATATCTGTTGTTGGATTTAATGGCGGTTGATAATGTGGATAAAGATTTAAAACAAACCCTAAACGTTCATAAAATCCAACTCGTCGTTTCGTCACTTTATCTACAGGCGGTTCCACTTCTAAAATAACGGGATGATTACCCGCTTCTGATAAAATATCTTGAACTAACTTTGTCCCAATTCCAAGACCTCTGGATAATGGTGTACAAGCTAAATGTTCAATATATAAAAACTCATCAAACACGTAATATGCACAAAAGCCTAATAATTCCCCTTCCTGCTCATACGTCTTCAAATGATAGTCCGAACGTTCAAGTAATGCTTTTTGACCTTCATAACTTCTAAATTCATCCCTTGGAAATGATTCTTTCATAATTTCATAAACTGCATCAAACAATTGATCCAAATTATCACCTTCTGCATAAAACTTAGTCATATTGCACATAATAACATGAATTATTCACATTTACAAGAAAGTTAATATATGGAGGCCAAACAATGAAAATAAATCCTGATTTATATCATGGCCACGATCAATATACTAATTTTTTTGAGGGTTGGTATTTTAAAATCGTAGACGCCACTGCAACTTATGCCTTAGCGTTTATTCCTGGAATCTCTCGCAGTGAAGATACACGAGATCATCATAGCTTCATTCAAGTGATTAACTTAGTTAATCATTCCTATCACTATTACCGATATAGTATAGATGATTTTTACTCAAATAACCGTCATCTAAAAATAAATATCGGAATTAATGAATTTAGCTTTAATAAAATCTACGTCAATCTCGAACAAATTCACGGCATCTTATACTTAGGATCACCTACGAAATGGCCAGATTCTAAACTCAATCCAGGGAGCATGGGGATTTACAATCACCTTCCCTTTATGGAATGTTACAGCCAAGTATGCGCAATCGACGGGGATATTGAAGAGGGTCATCTAAAAATTAACGGACAAGTAATTGATTTTAGTAACGGAAAATACTATATCGAAAAAAATTGGGGAAAGAGTTTTCCTACCTCATGGATTTGGGTTCAAAGTAATAACTTCGAGAATCACCGAGCAACTGTAACGTGCTCGCTCGGTATTGTTCCATTTCCACTCATTAAAGAATTCCGCGGGTTTCTGATTGGTGTTACTGTCGATCACAAATTCTATCCTTTTACAACGATGAACAACAGTAAACTTAACATTACCGTCTGCGATCGAGACATCATCCTGTGTGCAACGCATGATAATCTCCAACTCATTCTTAAAACAAAAAGTAAACCAGAAGACTTTGTTGAATGTTACGGACCTAAAAACGGAAAAATGTCACCAATACTTGAAGAAACACTTAAAGGTGAAGTCGAAATGACACTTATCAATACCAAAAAAAATCTACTAATCTATCATGGAATTGGAAAAGCGTGCGGCATTGAATATGGTGGCGACTTCTCCAAACTTCTTGATGACTAAAAAGGGGATATCTCAAAATGAGATATCCCCTTTTTATATCAATTAAACTTATCCACATACCACGAAATTGTCGACCTTAATGCATCTTCGAATGTATACAAAGGCTCCCATCCAAGTTCATATTTAATCTTACTTGAATCAATCGCATACCGTAAATCATGACCTGGACGATCCTTCACAAATTCAATCAACTCATATGGCTTACCCAGTTCATCCAAAATCAGCTTTACAATCGTTAAATTCGAATACTCATTATTTCCACCTACATTATAAACTTCTCCAATACGCCCTTTATGTAAAATAAAATCAATAGCCTGACAATGATCCCAAACATGTAACCAATCTCGAATATTCTGCCCCGTTCCATATACAGGTAACTTTTCATTTTTCATTGCCTTTAAAATCATCAATGGAATTAACTTCTCAGGAAACTGAAAAGGCCCATAATTATTTGAACAACGAGAAATCGTGATAGGTAATTTAAACGTTCTCCAATATGATAATGCCAATAAATCTGCACTAGCCTTCGAGGCAGAATACGGACTAGATGCCTTCAATGGGAACATCTCTGTAAATAAAGTATCATCCTCTAATAATAAATCTCCATACACCTCGTCGGTTGATACTTGATGGAATCTCTTCACCCCATAGCATCGACAAGCATCCATTAACACTTGAGTTCCTAATACATTCGTCGTCAAAAATGAACTCGGATCTTCAATTGAACGATCCACATGACTCTCAGCGGCAAAATTAACAACCCAATCAAATTGTTCCTTCTCAAACAATTCAAAAATAAACGCCCTATCTCGAATATCACCATGAATAAATCGATACTGTGGATAATCTTGTACAGCTCCGTTATTTTCTAAACAACCTGCGTACGTTAATAAATCTAAATTAATGACCTCATAATTGGGATACGTCTTCAACATATACTCAATAAAATTACAACCAATAAAACCTGATCCACCCGTTACTAACAACTTTGTCATAGCTATCCCCCGTAAAATTACATAAACTAAACTATATTATACTTATAATCAAATCTCAAAACAATAGACGGTATTTACTAGTATAAGGAAAGAACGGTATAATAAATAAAAATACTTTTTAAGGAGGATTCATCTCTATGACAAAACCTCGTGTACTCGTAGTCGATGATGAACGTGAAATTAGAGAAGCCATCCGTATTTATCTTCGCGGGGAAGATATTGAAACTATTATGGCTACTAACGGTCAAGAAGCTGTCGATTTAATGAAGCAACAAGACATTCATCTAATTCTAATGGACGTGATGATGCCAGGCATAGATGGAATAGTTGCCACAAGTCTCATCAGAGAATTCTCAAATGTTCCCATCATCATGCTCACTGCTAAGTCAGAAGACACTGATAAAATCATGGGACTTTCGCTTGGAGCAGATGACTATATTACCAAACCCTTTAATCCAATGGAATTAGTTGCACGTGTTAAAAGTCAACTTCGTCGCTATTTACAACTCGGTTCGCAAACTGTTACTTCAAGTACTAATCAAGATATCCTTGAAGTTAATGGCCTACGTATCAACACTGCAACAAAGCAAGTCTTTGTAGATGGAAAAGAAGTTCGTCTGACACCAACAGAATTCAAAATTCTTAGTCTTCTCATGCGTAATAAAGGCCGTGTTTTCTCTATCAGTGATATCTATGAAAATGTCTGGGATGAACCCGGATATAACGCAGAAAATACCGTTGCCGTTCATATCCGAAAAATTCGTGAAAAAATTGAAATTAACCCCCGTGATCCTAGATATCTTAAAGTTGTTTGGGGAATCGGCTATAAAATTGAAGCTTAGATTTACCCAATTATATAATATTCATACTAAGGGGATACTTATATTTAATTATTCCGAATTACATCAACTAAATCACCGTTATAATTTAAATCACCAATCTTCAAATGCTACGACATCCCACAACTAGCATTACTGATCGAATCAACAAATGACCGTGTCAAAACTGGAATGGTTAAGTTATTACAATCAATACAACATACAATTAGTTATAACCAACACCCAACTGAAGCAAAAAATGAACCACAATCTAATTGGACAACAAGGTATCGTGTTGACATCAACTTAGTACTATTAGTGCCGCCACAAACAAAAGAGTTTGAAAAAAATTATAAAGAGCAATATCATCAATTCAAAAAAGCAATCAAGGAATATGAAAAGTTACATAAAATTGATCGTAAAGAACCATTAATCTAATCTGATATAGACCATAGCAAATCGTGCTGTGGTTTTTTCTTAGTATTAAGAATTTCTTAAGAAATCAACTATGTAATTTTTAAGATATAGATGTTACTCTTACAATAGAATCAATAAAATAATGGAGTTGAACTTATGAAAAATAAAGAGGACATGAATCAATCTAGAGTCCCAGAAACTCTAAAAAAAAGCTGGATTAAATTCTTACTTTCTTGTTTTATCTTCTTACTATCCTTTAATTACATCACTGATCAACTAAGGTTTGGTCAAATATTCCCACTTAATTATTTTCAATCAGATCAATATGCTATACAAGTAGTACAATTTCTAGATTCGTTTTACATAACGCAAATCCAATTACAAAAACTTCAAATCCCATTAGAAGAGATTGAGGTGACTAAACAAGAGATTCTTGATGCAAAATTTAATAGCTATCAATATGAACAATACCTTTATGATGACAATACTGGCGAACACTATTCGATTAATACCTTAACTGATGAGCAAATCAGAGATATGATTCAATATGATAAATATCAACAATATCAATCTGAAGTCTCTCACTATAAAAATACATACTATGACCAACAAGATGCTTTTTATTATGATATAACTGATAGTAATGGAAATCATTATACTAATGTAGTCTTAGAAGAAAAAGATTATCTAAATATTATTGAAATTCCCTATAAAGGAAAAAATGTTTCGAATTTTAGTATTGTTAATAGTAGTGCTCGTGATAAAGGAATTAGCGGAACACTCTACCTCCCTAAATATCCAATGGGAGAATCAACAATCCAAGGTGCATTTATTCAAAATATAACAACTAAAGTTATTTGGATTGGAGCAATTCTTGCAGCGATTATCCTTGTCATTCCTATCTATCGTAATTTTAAAAAAATTAAAAATACACAACTTAATATTCCACCCCAATACAAGTGGATTGAAGATAAATACTTGGACTTACCTATTGAATTCAAAGGTCTAATCTTCCTAGTAACAGTGTACATATTACAAAATATGAACCTAACTACATACTATCGATACTATGGAAATCTTTTATCTTATGGATTCAAATTAATTCTACAAGTTATTATCCTATTATCTATTTTATACTTCTTCTTTTTACAACTTAAAGGAATTATCCATCGAATAAAAAATCCAGAGTTATTTAAGCAAGAATGGTATAAAGGATTTTACATGAGTAATATTGATGATTGGAGTAAACTACCTATTTATCGTAATACATTTATACGAATCACTGTATATTCATGTATTATTGGGGTATGGGGAATAATCTGGGGATTTTGTTTCCATGACTATGGGGCATTCCTAGTTATTACGTTTATTAGTGTAATACTCGCACTCATTCTTTTATCTATCATTAAAAAACGCACTAAAGCAATTCAGGCAATTGCTGATACTTTATCTAAAATGGCAAATAACGAAATAACATCTGAAATCTATGTTAAAGGAAATGGTCTTATTGCTAATATTGCTAAAGATGTGAATGCCGTTCGTGAAGGATTTGCAATCTCAAATCAAAAACAATCAAATAGTGAAAGATTGAAAACAGAATTAATTACAAACGTTTCTCACGATCTTAGAACACCTCTAACTAGTGTTTTAAACTATGTCGACTTAGCTAAAAGAAGTGACATCACAGAAGAAGAACGACAAGAATACTTACAAATCATTGATAATAAATCGAAACGATTAAAAGTATTAATCGATGACTTATTTGAAGCTAGCAAAATGGCTAGTGGAGCTGTTGAATTAAATAAAGAACAAGTAGATTTAGTTGCCTTAATGTATCAAGCACTAGCAGAATATGAAGATCGATTTGAAGATCAAAAATTAATTGTTAGAACAAAAACTTCTAATCAACACATGTATGCCTATTGTGATGGAAGAAAAATGTACCGTGTATTTGAAAACCTATTTAGTAATGTAATCAAATACACACAACCCGCAACACGAGTATACTTAGAAATGACTTATGAAGGTTCTGAAATTATCATAACATTAAAAAATATATCGAACTATGAATTAGGATTCGACGTATCTGAACTAGCTGAACGCTTCAAACGAGGAGATAGTTCTCGCCATACAGAAGGTTCAGGACTCGGACTATCCATTGTAAAATCAATTTTAGAATTACACGGAGCAGCATTTGAATTATCACAAGATGGTGATTTATTCAAAGTTATTATCAAAATAAATACACTGTAAAATAGAGAGTTTCTAACACCCTCAATACCTCTCCATCTATTAATTCAACTTATAAAAAAACTCCAATCAACTGATTGGAGTTTTATAATATACAAAAAGATAAGATATAAAATTAGTTTTGTAAAAATAGACTTATAAAGATAAAAAAAAGCACTCTAAGAGTG is a window from the Turicibacter bilis genome containing:
- a CDS encoding sensor histidine kinase — translated: MKNKEDMNQSRVPETLKKSWIKFLLSCFIFLLSFNYITDQLRFGQIFPLNYFQSDQYAIQVVQFLDSFYITQIQLQKLQIPLEEIEVTKQEILDAKFNSYQYEQYLYDDNTGEHYSINTLTDEQIRDMIQYDKYQQYQSEVSHYKNTYYDQQDAFYYDITDSNGNHYTNVVLEEKDYLNIIEIPYKGKNVSNFSIVNSSARDKGISGTLYLPKYPMGESTIQGAFIQNITTKVIWIGAILAAIILVIPIYRNFKKIKNTQLNIPPQYKWIEDKYLDLPIEFKGLIFLVTVYILQNMNLTTYYRYYGNLLSYGFKLILQVIILLSILYFFFLQLKGIIHRIKNPELFKQEWYKGFYMSNIDDWSKLPIYRNTFIRITVYSCIIGVWGIIWGFCFHDYGAFLVITFISVILALILLSIIKKRTKAIQAIADTLSKMANNEITSEIYVKGNGLIANIAKDVNAVREGFAISNQKQSNSERLKTELITNVSHDLRTPLTSVLNYVDLAKRSDITEEERQEYLQIIDNKSKRLKVLIDDLFEASKMASGAVELNKEQVDLVALMYQALAEYEDRFEDQKLIVRTKTSNQHMYAYCDGRKMYRVFENLFSNVIKYTQPATRVYLEMTYEGSEIIITLKNISNYELGFDVSELAERFKRGDSSRHTEGSGLGLSIVKSILELHGAAFELSQDGDLFKVIIKINTL
- a CDS encoding tocopherol cyclase family protein, giving the protein MKINPDLYHGHDQYTNFFEGWYFKIVDATATYALAFIPGISRSEDTRDHHSFIQVINLVNHSYHYYRYSIDDFYSNNRHLKINIGINEFSFNKIYVNLEQIHGILYLGSPTKWPDSKLNPGSMGIYNHLPFMECYSQVCAIDGDIEEGHLKINGQVIDFSNGKYYIEKNWGKSFPTSWIWVQSNNFENHRATVTCSLGIVPFPLIKEFRGFLIGVTVDHKFYPFTTMNNSKLNITVCDRDIILCATHDNLQLILKTKSKPEDFVECYGPKNGKMSPILEETLKGEVEMTLINTKKNLLIYHGIGKACGIEYGGDFSKLLDD
- the rfbB gene encoding dTDP-glucose 4,6-dehydratase, yielding MTKLLVTGGSGFIGCNFIEYMLKTYPNYEVINLDLLTYAGCLENNGAVQDYPQYRFIHGDIRDRAFIFELFEKEQFDWVVNFAAESHVDRSIEDPSSFLTTNVLGTQVLMDACRCYGVKRFHQVSTDEVYGDLLLEDDTLFTEMFPLKASSPYSASKASADLLALSYWRTFKLPITISRCSNNYGPFQFPEKLIPLMILKAMKNEKLPVYGTGQNIRDWLHVWDHCQAIDFILHKGRIGEVYNVGGNNEYSNLTIVKLILDELGKPYELIEFVKDRPGHDLRYAIDSSKIKYELGWEPLYTFEDALRSTISWYVDKFN
- a CDS encoding MarR family winged helix-turn-helix transcriptional regulator, with protein sequence MNSQEINEVAIMFGHLIRSQMSIAQRRLEEEGLCRAQPGIVHALSQCEGSTQVELAQKLGVTAATISAMLKRMERDEVIERRRSEADQRVTHVYLTEKGKGQAKIVNEIFKELNLRSFGNFSKEELEQTRAIFSKLIANFSD
- a CDS encoding ABC transporter ATP-binding protein translates to MLKLFKGLKPYWTLVIGVLVLVFISTLTDLELPDLMSDIVDTGIVQGDVSYILGRGGVMLLVALLGTVCTILTSYLSSKIGMGFSRDLRKKVFEKVESFSLTEINEMGTASLITRTTNDINQVQMVVIMMMRMMLSAPIMIVGALIMALRKDVELSKVILVVIPIIIVTIAIIAKFTLPMFQKMQNKIDKLNLVVRENLTGIRVIRVFNKVEAEQERFNQASLEVSRIATMANRLMGALMPLMMLILNLSIIAVIWFGGIRINDGDLMVGDLMAFIQYLTQVMFSLLMLTMMFVLIPRAQASAVRINEVLEMESPIQEPKEAIQPQLKGYVEFKNVSFGYEGAEEYAISNISFVAKPGEVTAIIGGTGSGKSSILNMIPRFYDAAKGEVLVDGVNVRDMNQQELRSKIGYVPQKAMLFTGTIRDNILYGKEDATDEEVRHALDIAQATDFVSKMKEGIESPISQGGTNVSGGQKQRLSIARAIVRKPEIYLFDDSFSALDFKTDAQLRAALKKETKDSTVIIVAQRVSTVMDATRILVMDEGHIVGMGTHEELLQTNEIYQQIVESQLKKGEEE
- a CDS encoding YjiH family protein; amino-acid sequence: MNKNNQVPVKGSCSSYKISEILKFLVPSLIGVTLFMLPVSQAGGITIPIAMLSNWVQAHFADVLPTVVLFLVMITVIGTIVTKLFTPKFILKNEFLNNLFNVTPVWFVIRILAAIFIVMAVYEIGFEAIFSLNTGGLVLYDLLPILFSVFLFAGLFLPLLLNFGLLEFVGTLLSKVMRPVFNLPGRSAIDCIASWLGDGTIGVLLTSKQYEDGFYTKREAAVIGTTFSLVSITFSLVVINTVNLGNMFVPFYVTVTIASLVAAIMLPKLPPLSKKEDRFFDGTLKVENEKALAGLNNFSHGFAQAIEKAKSQDLIQVIFIDGFKNVLDMWLAVIPIVMAVGTIALVIAEYTPIFKILGLPFLPVLMLLQIPEAMAASQTLVAGFADMLLPSVLASGIESEMTRFVIAAVSVSQLIYLSEVGALLLASKIPVNLKELFIIFIQRTLITLPVIALIAHLIF
- a CDS encoding GNAT family N-acetyltransferase, whose product is MDQLFDAVYEIMKESFPRDEFRSYEGQKALLERSDYHLKTYEQEGELLGFCAYYVFDEFLYIEHLACTPLSRGLGIGTKLVQDILSEAGNHPVILEVEPPVDKVTKRRVGFYERLGFVLNLYPHYQPPLNPTTDMVELKIMSSFKALEEEEQKAYRRILNQRVYGVDAEFRI
- a CDS encoding response regulator transcription factor produces the protein MTKPRVLVVDDEREIREAIRIYLRGEDIETIMATNGQEAVDLMKQQDIHLILMDVMMPGIDGIVATSLIREFSNVPIIMLTAKSEDTDKIMGLSLGADDYITKPFNPMELVARVKSQLRRYLQLGSQTVTSSTNQDILEVNGLRINTATKQVFVDGKEVRLTPTEFKILSLLMRNKGRVFSISDIYENVWDEPGYNAENTVAVHIRKIREKIEINPRDPRYLKVVWGIGYKIEA